The following nucleotide sequence is from Barnesiella viscericola DSM 18177.
AAGAGTGCAAGAGATTCAATGCCGATGAAAAATATCAGAAAAAATCGCTCAACGGCGATACCTTGGACAATAAATTCCGTGCCGTATGGGCTCCCGAACTCCACTACATAAAAAGTCAGAAAAACTGGTTTATCGTGGCTTGCATGAATAACTCGAAAACCGGGAAAGGCTCTTTTATCCTGAAAAGCACAACCGGGCTTCCCGAAGGCCCTTACATAAATATCAAAGGGAACGAGAGCAAACCGCTCTTCCCCAATATCGACGGTAGTCTTTTTGAAGACGAAGACGGCTCGGTATATTTTATAGGACACAACCACTACATCGCCAAGATGAAGCCCGACATGTCGGACTTGGCCGAACCTATCAGACAAATAAAAGAGACTGCCTACAACCCCGAACCCTATATCGAAGGAGCTTTCATTTTCAAGCATGACCACAAATACCACCTCGTACAAGCTATCTGGTCTCATCGCCTGAAAGACGGTACAGAGACTTATTGTCCTAAAAAAGATGATGATGCGACAAGATATAGCTACGATTGCGTCATTGCGTCGTCGGATAATATTTATGGCCCCTATACCGAGCGGTATAATGTGATTACAGGCGGCGGACACAATAATCTGTTCCAGGACAAAAACAACCAGTGGTGGGCAACCATATTCTTCAACCCGAGAGGAGCCCAGGCCAAAGAATACACACAGACGTGTCGGCCGGGAATCGTACCCATCAAATACGAAAACGGGAAATTCAGCATAGACTCGACACGTAACCTCTAATCCACCGAAGCCATGTTTTTCAATCGTAATATATTACTGTCTCTCACATTTGGAGTAAGTATCGCCTCTGCACAACAACAACGGCCCAACATCGTTTTAATTCTTGCCGACGACTTGGGTTTCTCCGACCTCGGCTGTTACGGCGGTGAAATCGAGACCCCCAACCTCAACAAACTCGCCGACCAGGGAATAAGGCTCACCGAGATGTACAACTCGGCCCGAAGCTGCCCCTCCCGTGCATGTCTCCTGACAGGACTATATCCCCATCAAGTGGGCCTGGGACACATGGAGGCCGGGAAAAGCCGCCAAAATTGGCCCCAAGGATACAGCGGGTTCAGAGACAACGATAATGTTACCATTGCCGAAGTATTGCAAAAGGAAGGATACTACACGGCCATGTCCGGCAAATGGCATTTGGGTTTACAAAAGCCCACGAACCGGGGATTTGACGATTACTATGGTCTGTTGGGAGGCTTCGACTCCTTTTGGGATTCTTCAAAATATGTCAGACTCCCCCAAGGAGCAGAGCCCACACTACCTATCGAAAACAACTTCTATGCAACTCATGCGATTACCGACTACGCCATCGAGTTCATGGAAAAAGGACGTGAGCTGAACAAACCGGTATTTCTATACCTGGCATACAATGCACCTCATTTCCCGCTCCATGCGCCCAAAGAGGTAATCGACAAATACATGCCCTACTATTTGAAAGGTTGGGACGTGATTCGAGACGAAAGGTTCAAACGGATTTCACAAATGCATCTGCTTCAAGGCAATCCTCAAATGAGCCCGAGAGGGCCGGTTCCGGCCAGCATGTTTATCGACGAACCGCATGAAGTGCCGGCCTGGAACAGCCTGACGAAAGAACAACAATACGACTTGGCCCGGCGAATGGCCATATATGCGGCCATGGTAGACATCATGGACCAGAATATCGGACGATTCATTCACGCCATCAAAGAGAGCGGGCAACTGGACAACACGCTTATCTTCTTCCTCTCGGACAACGGGGCCTGTGCCGAATGGCATGAGTTCGGATTCGACTACAAGACAGGAACCCAATATGTTATTCACACCGGTAAAGAACTTGATGAAATGGGACAACCCGGCACTTACCACCACTATGGAACCGGCTGGGCAAACGTTTGCAACACTCCGCTGAAACTATACAAGCACTTTGCCACCGAAGGGGGTATATCAACACCGACTATTGTTTGGTGGGGCAATCATATCAAAGAAAAGGGGGCGATAAACCACACTCCCTGTCACTTTACCGATATCATGTCCACATGCGTCGATGTAGCTCATGCACAATACCCTTCAACATATAAAGGTCATGCTGTACAACCTATGGAAGGAGTATCGCTGGTCCCCCTTATCGAGGGGAATGCTCTCAAAACAAGAGCTATCTTTGCCGAACACGAAGGGAACCGAATGGTTCGGCTCGGCGATTGGAAATTGGTTGCCACCCACTATACAGGACAGGATTGGGAACTCTACAACATAAAAGAAGACCGAACGGAGCAAAATAACCTGGCCCCTCAATACCCCGAGATGGTCAAGGAACTCGAAGCGATGTATTTCCAATGGGCCCAAAGGGCTCATGTCGAGCCTTTCCCACAAATGTGGAACAAATACAACAAAAAACAATTCAAGATATACAAAGAGAGATAGTATAAAGCGCTCCAAATTGAGCATTGATATTATCATTCGATTTATCCAAATAACAAAGCAGGAGAAAATATGAACAGTAAACTGATTTGGGCAGGGGCATGGGTTGTATTGCTGGCTGCCTGCACTTCGAAATCGGACACGGAAGGGGTAACGAAATCGGGTTTGGACCGCTCGAAGTTCGAGACTACCGTCGACGGGAAACCGGTGAAACTCTATGTACTGGAAAACCAGTCGGGCATGGAGGTGTGTGTGACCAATTACGGCGGGCGTATCGTGTCGGTCATGGTTCCCGACCGCGACAACCAGTATCGCGACGTGGTGCTGGGACATGACTCCATTGCCGACTATATCCATATCGACGGGAATTTCGGCGCTCTGATCGGCCGCTATGGCAACCGCATCGCTCAGGGTCGTTTCACCCTCGACGGGGTGGAGTATCAACTGCCGCAAAACAACTACGGACATTGTCTGCACGGGGGGCCCAAGGGATTTCACCACAGTGTGTGGAATGCCGTGCAACCTAACGACACCACGCTTGAACTGACCTTGCAAAGTCCCGACGGCGAGGCCGGCTTCCCCGGCAACCTCGATGTGAAGGTGGTTTATACGTTGACTTCGGACAATGCACTGCGGCTGCAATATACGGCCACGACCGACAAGCCTACCATCGTGAACCTGACCAACCACTCCTATTTCAACCTGAGCGGCAACCCGGCCCACGATATTCTGGACGAGACGGTGCAGTTCTGTGCCGACG
It contains:
- a CDS encoding family 43 glycosylhydrolase gives rise to the protein MKDLIYIGIIALCGTLISCDQSADTPPYGSADTHNTATQIPKQVKPLMDYWMRDTWITLGNDNYYYLIGTTADPDREFTGQVHCWDWNDGLYLFRSNDLRSWEAMGLIWSMDRDGTWQKECKRFNADEKYQKKSLNGDTLDNKFRAVWAPELHYIKSQKNWFIVACMNNSKTGKGSFILKSTTGLPEGPYINIKGNESKPLFPNIDGSLFEDEDGSVYFIGHNHYIAKMKPDMSDLAEPIRQIKETAYNPEPYIEGAFIFKHDHKYHLVQAIWSHRLKDGTETYCPKKDDDATRYSYDCVIASSDNIYGPYTERYNVITGGGHNNLFQDKNNQWWATIFFNPRGAQAKEYTQTCRPGIVPIKYENGKFSIDSTRNL
- a CDS encoding arylsulfatase is translated as MFFNRNILLSLTFGVSIASAQQQRPNIVLILADDLGFSDLGCYGGEIETPNLNKLADQGIRLTEMYNSARSCPSRACLLTGLYPHQVGLGHMEAGKSRQNWPQGYSGFRDNDNVTIAEVLQKEGYYTAMSGKWHLGLQKPTNRGFDDYYGLLGGFDSFWDSSKYVRLPQGAEPTLPIENNFYATHAITDYAIEFMEKGRELNKPVFLYLAYNAPHFPLHAPKEVIDKYMPYYLKGWDVIRDERFKRISQMHLLQGNPQMSPRGPVPASMFIDEPHEVPAWNSLTKEQQYDLARRMAIYAAMVDIMDQNIGRFIHAIKESGQLDNTLIFFLSDNGACAEWHEFGFDYKTGTQYVIHTGKELDEMGQPGTYHHYGTGWANVCNTPLKLYKHFATEGGISTPTIVWWGNHIKEKGAINHTPCHFTDIMSTCVDVAHAQYPSTYKGHAVQPMEGVSLVPLIEGNALKTRAIFAEHEGNRMVRLGDWKLVATHYTGQDWELYNIKEDRTEQNNLAPQYPEMVKELEAMYFQWAQRAHVEPFPQMWNKYNKKQFKIYKER
- a CDS encoding aldose epimerase family protein, whose protein sequence is MNSKLIWAGAWVVLLAACTSKSDTEGVTKSGLDRSKFETTVDGKPVKLYVLENQSGMEVCVTNYGGRIVSVMVPDRDNQYRDVVLGHDSIADYIHIDGNFGALIGRYGNRIAQGRFTLDGVEYQLPQNNYGHCLHGGPKGFHHSVWNAVQPNDTTLELTLQSPDGEAGFPGNLDVKVVYTLTSDNALRLQYTATTDKPTIVNLTNHSYFNLSGNPAHDILDETVQFCADGFTPIDSTFMTWGEIRPVEGTPFDFRAGKTVGRDIDADDEQLKNGMGYDHNMVLSTGGDLSKVACRISDPTTGIVLEVYTTEPGIQFYTGNFLDGKVKGKRGIAYPRRAAICVETQHYPDSPNQPNYPSVVLRPGETYSSTCIYKFGVE